Part of the Bacillus cabrialesii genome is shown below.
CATGGAATTAAACAGCAGATGGGTAAAACCGGCGTGCAGCAAAACCGGTGTGATCAGCCGCCACCACTCACCGTTTGCGACGCCTAGATTATACCCTGTGACCGCATCCCTCCATAATACGACTGAATCGACAGGAAGTGAAAAAAACAGCCAGAGAACAGCTTGCAAGGCCAATATAAAGGTGACAACGGGATAAAGCCTGATAAACGTTTGGAAATTTTCGGTCCGTATAAACATTCCGATCTCCTTTTCTTCATTTTGGTATTTCTATAGTAACACGTTTATGAGACAAACCATTTAAATAGTACGTACGCAAAGGAGGTTATCACACATGATTTACGGCATTGGACTAGACATTACCGAGCTTAAACGGATCGCTTCTATGGCCGGCCGCCAGAAAAGGTTTGCTGAGCGGATTTTGACGCGAAGTGAGCTTGACCAATACCATGAGCTTTCAGAGAAAAGAAAAATTGAATTTCTCGCGGGAAGGTTTGCGGCAAAAGAAGCTTTCTCGAAAGCGTTCGGCACCGGTATAGGAAAACAGCTCAGTTTTCAGGACATTGAAATTAAGAAAGACCAGAATGGCAAGCCTTATATTATTTGCGTGAAGCTGAGCCAGGCCG
Proteins encoded:
- the acpS gene encoding holo-ACP synthase; the encoded protein is MIYGIGLDITELKRIASMAGRQKRFAERILTRSELDQYHELSEKRKIEFLAGRFAAKEAFSKAFGTGIGKQLSFQDIEIKKDQNGKPYIICVKLSQAAVHVSITHTKEYAAAQVVIERLSS